GTGGTGCTGGCCCGCGTCGGGGAGCGCGTCTACGCGTGCGCCGACACGTGCTCGCACCGCGGCGGTCCGCTCAGCGAGGGCAAGCTGGCCGGGGCCAGGCTGACCTGTCCGTGGCACGGGTGGCTCTACGACGTGCGGACCGGGCAGTGTCTCCTGCCCGCCCGGGGCGCGGCGATCGCGACCTACCCCGTGCGGATCGACGGCGGGGACATATGGGTGGAGGTGCCGTGAACCGGTGTCGCGGGAGGCAGCGCGGATGATCACGGTCAAGCGGCTCACGCTGGAGGACGCGCGCATCGTCCTGGAGGCGGCCGAGGCCAAGGCCAAGGTGATCGGCGTCGCCCAGACCATCTGCGTCTGCGACGACGGCGGGCACGCCATCGCGCTCCACCGGATGACGGGGGCGCGCATCACCGGCGTCGAGATCGCCATCGCCAAGGCCTTCACCGCGGCCGGCCACCGGCGCGCCACCCACAAGTTCAACGCGCCGCCCGATGGTCCCGCGCTGCCGGGCAACGAGGCCTTCGGCATCCACGCCATGCACCCGGGCAAGTTCGCGATTTTTGTCGGCGGCTTCCCCATCGAGGTGGAGGGCGACGTGGTGGGCGGCATCGGCGTGAGCGGCGGCAGCGGCGAGCAGGACACGCAGGTCGGCGAGGCGGGGATCGCCGCGCTTCTCCGTTCCTTGAAGCGCTAGCCCCGTAGCAGAGCGACGACGCCGACCGTCGCCACCAGGTTGCCGGCAGCGTGCGCGATGATGCTGGGCCAGAGGCTCCCGGTCCGCTCGTAGGCCATCGCCCAGAGGATGCCGCTCCAGAAGACCGCGGCGAAGCCAAGCACTCCGTAGCCGTGCGCGACCGCGAAGACGGCCGCGGAAAGCGCCGCAGCCGGCGCGACGCCGAAGTGCCTGCGGAGCGCGGGGTAGAGGACGCCGCGGAAGGCCACCTCTTCGCCGAGCGGCGCCCAGAGCGCGCTGCCGATCGTCTCGCGGGCTACGAGCCCCCACGAGCCCCATATGAGGTTTTCCTGGAGCCCGTCGGCCCAGTGCGAGCTGAGGCGCAGGGCGTCGAGGGCCGCTCCGATCAGGCTCTCGCCTGCCAGCTGGAGCCCGACGAGAGCGAGGGCGACCCAGGCGACGGTGACGAGATGATCCCGGCCGGGCAAGAGTCCGAAGGCCGCGGTGAAGGACAGTCCGCGTGAGCGCAGGTACCAGGCGGCGTAGAGAAGGATGGGCGCCACGGACGCCGGGCCCGTGAGGGCGTCGAGCGCACTGTCGTCGGGAATCGCCAGGCCCAAGCCGGCGCCCAGGACGAGAAAGCCCAGCGCGCCCCGGATGAACAGCGCGTAGCCGTCCGCAAGCGAGAAGGCTTCCGGCATCCGGGCGTCTGCCACGTTCAGATCTGCGTGGGTCACGAGCATAAGGCCCACGGTCGCGAGGCCCGCCACGGCCAGCAGCAGTCCCGCCGCCTCGAGCGCGCGCCAGCGGCGGAGCAGGACCGAACCGCGTGCCGCGATGGCGGACTCGGCCTGCTGGCGCGCGATGGCGTCTCCCGAGCGGCGCGCGAGGCGCGCGACGAGCGCGTCGGCGAACCAACCCGCGGGAAGCTCGTCGCGCACCTCGGTGATGAGCGCTCGCCCGGTGGCGCGACTGAGGGACGGTTCGAAGTAGGCGGCCTCGATCCAGTCCC
The nucleotide sequence above comes from Candidatus Methylomirabilota bacterium. Encoded proteins:
- a CDS encoding Rieske (2Fe-2S) protein; the protein is MEYRAASLEEVPSGGCKLAEINGSRVVLARVGERVYACADTCSHRGGPLSEGKLAGARLTCPWHGWLYDVRTGQCLLPARGAAIATYPVRIDGGDIWVEVP
- a CDS encoding type II CAAX endopeptidase family protein — encoded protein: MSGPEFDGAPPAPDPSAAPPRPFFRPWATWLSTVLVTGLVGYLFMLTPGGPLDRLHRPEDSLERLTEREMDVRAALRHATPWERRLYALLSGGDEGIDDWIRWHEELAEVSTSPDVELSRLILLGETRQTEALRSALDDWEDSEPAATRRRDWIEAAYFEPSLSRATGRALITEVRDELPAGWFADALVARLARRSGDAIARQQAESAIAARGSVLLRRWRALEAAGLLLAVAGLATVGLMLVTHADLNVADARMPEAFSLADGYALFIRGALGFLVLGAGLGLAIPDDSALDALTGPASVAPILLYAAWYLRSRGLSFTAAFGLLPGRDHLVTVAWVALALVGLQLAGESLIGAALDALRLSSHWADGLQENLIWGSWGLVARETIGSALWAPLGEEVAFRGVLYPALRRHFGVAPAAALSAAVFAVAHGYGVLGFAAVFWSGILWAMAYERTGSLWPSIIAHAAGNLVATVGVVALLRG
- a CDS encoding heme-binding protein → MITVKRLTLEDARIVLEAAEAKAKVIGVAQTICVCDDGGHAIALHRMTGARITGVEIAIAKAFTAAGHRRATHKFNAPPDGPALPGNEAFGIHAMHPGKFAIFVGGFPIEVEGDVVGGIGVSGGSGEQDTQVGEAGIAALLRSLKR